In Aerococcaceae bacterium zg-252, the genomic window TTCGTCCAATTGATAATATTCAAAATCAAATGCCATGACCTCATATATTTCTTGTCCAGTCAGTTTAACTGTTGCAATCAAATTAAAATACGGATATGCTTTCAACAATATTTCGTTCGTTATGTTGCCCTCAAACAATGCAAAAAACTCATTTACCAAGGCAACACCACTAAAATCAGCTTGCGTCACTTCTTTTTGCACTTGATTTAACAATTCCACAAAAGGATGACCTTGCAATCTCGCTTGGAATAATTCTTTCGTTGGCTGCACGATTGGTGCTTGCCCTAATACCGTTTCAAGCCATAATTTTCCATTAGAAAATTGTGGTTCTAATACTGTAACTAATGCTGACTCAGTAGACACACTCGCAGTATCATGCAAATACCCTACAGAATCTACCACTCGATTGTTTTCATCGACCGATACAACCACTTCTGCCACAAATTCTCCAGCATGACCTGGCTGAATCGCCCATGTATTATTTACTTTTTGATTAATATGACGGTGCTGATGCCCTGTTAACAATACATCAATTTCAGAAATTTCTTGCAGCATTTTAACCCCTTGATTTTCACCGGTCAAATCTTCCAATGGTTCAAAGGTATCCAAATCACATTCAAAACCACCATGATATGCTACCACTAACACATCTACTTGTGGTCGTAATTGCTGACACCAATATTTTGTCGTTTCAAACGCATCATCAAACCGTAAACCTGCATAATGAGCCGGCAATTCCCAGTTAGGAATATAATGCGTTGTAACTCCGACAATACCGATTTTGACACCCTCACGTTCAATGATTGCATACGGTTGCCCCATAAAAGGTTGATTTGTTTGCTCATCAATAATATTACTCACTAATAACTGTGCATTTAACTGATTCAAAATCCCATTTCGATAATCCGAACCGAAATTAAACTCATGATTCCCAATAATTTGAAAATCATAATTCAACGCATTCATCGCACGAGCAAAGCAATCGCCATTTTTTGCCACTTGACTACAATAAGTTGCAAATGAAGAACCTTGAATAAAATCTCCTAAATCAATCGCAATCGTAGTATGTGAATTATTCTGACGAATTGTATTCAACACATGTGCTGTATTGAGTAAACTCGCATTTGGATTAATTGGACGGTCTAGCCAATACCCATGCGTATCACTGGTCATTAAAAAACTAATTTTTTTCATCGATTACTCCTAACGACGCTGCTAAAGTTGACCAAGTATAAGTTTGGTCGTATTCTGGCAACCAAGCTAACTGCCCTTGTTCTTGCAATGCTTTCGCATAAGTTTCCGGTTGGAATGTATGCCAAGGCACAATCACTTTTGGTCTAATCACTGCATTCATTAATAATAAATCTCGTGTTGATGCATGACCAGTCGCTGCTGCAATCACAAATTCCCAACCAGCATCTACAATACGATTGACAAACGGCTCGTAGCTTGGCATATAACTGCCCAATGGCATCCCATTTGAATGTAAATAAAGACCTGCTGGAAAACTCAACAGTGTATCAATAGAATCTTCTTCGACTTGTAGCATATACTTTTCTGGTTCAGCCTGAATCATTTCAACCGTAACATCATGTTCGCTTAACTTACGCACTCGTAAATCTGCTGGCACATAATCTTGAATCATTTGATAAAATGCCGAATTAAAAACAAACTCACGACCCATTTTATTTGCTACTTTTACTAATTCAATCATACGACGAACATTTTGTGGATACCCATTAAATGCTACTAAACGCCCATCATAATCTGCCATTGCTTTTTTAATATTTTCAATCAAATGCCATTCATTGCGTGCACGCAAATCTGTCGTTTTAGCTGCAATACGAATATCTACTTCACTAGGATCTGTATTAACATGGCTAAAAGTCGTGCCCTCCATTAATAACAAGTCTGCATTAAAAGCATTGGCTTTTTGAGCCCATGACATCATCTTCTCCGGCTCAAATCCAGTCAGACGCCAATCACCAGAATAAATCAATTTTGTATCCGGTGCTGTCACAAAAACACTTGCAGCACCCATTGTATCATGATCAACTGGAACAAACTCAATTGAGAAAGGCCCATGTTCAATCACTTCACCCGGTTGCACCCCTTGCCAATTAACATTATAGGCTGGCAATAAATTAGTTTCTTTTAATTTTGCATAAAAATCAACCGATTCTTGCAAAGCATAAACAGGTGTCTTATCACTCAATTGTCCAAATGAACCAATATGATCTAAATGTAAATGAGACAAACAAAGAATCGTTTTAATTGAACTATCTTCTAATGACTCTAATGGATAAGTCGCTAATGTCGCTTGATCATATAAGCCGTCAATTTTTGGCAATAAATTTTCGCTTAACAATGAGTATCCCTCGGATTTATGACACAAACGATTAATATCTGCTCCAGCTAATGCACCGAAATCCATAATTAATCGGTAGTCACCATTTTGTAGACTTACAATATTACTACCAATGGTATGAAGACCACTCCAAAACCGAATGACTGTTTCTTTCAAATACACCACTCCTTCGCTTATTAGAATACTATAAATCGCAAAAAAAAACATCTATTGTAAGTGTATTTTCCGAAACATTTTGTAAGAAATCGATTTCAAAACAATTGATAGAATCGGTGTATTTTAGCTATTATTTCTACTGTTTAAAAACTCACTTGGAACCACCTAAGAACTTTCATCTTTGATTTATACATAAAAAATCGCTACAAGTACCACCAGTCGATACTTATAGCGATTCATTGACTTTTCTTACATCATCCCTGGCATGCCACCCATTGGCATTTCAGGTGACTCTTTTGGAATCTCTGCGACAACTGCTTCAGTTGTTAATAATAAAGCAGCTACTGACGCAGCATTTTGTAAAGCAGAACGTGTTACTTTCGTTGGATCTACAATACCTGATTCAATCATGTTTTCAAATGTATCATTCGCAGCATTATAACCGATGCCTTTTTCTGAACGATGAAGTTCATTGACTACAACTGAACCCTCTTTACCTGCATTTTCAGCAATTTGACGTACTGGTTCTTCCAAAGCACGTGCAACAATCGCTACACCAGTCGCTTCATCACCAGTCGCTTCAATTGCTAATACTTTATCTTGTACATTCACCAATGCTGTACCACCACCAGCAACAATTCCTTCTTCGACGGCTGCACGTGTTGCATTTAAAGCATCTTCAATACGCAATTTACGTTCTTTTTGTTCTGTTTCAGTAGCAGCACCTACCTTAATCACTGCCACCCCACCAGATAATTTTGCTAAACGCTCTTGTAATTTTTCTTTATCAAAGCTAGAAGTTGTTTCTTCTGCTTGAGCACGAATAATAGCGATACGATTCGCAATCGCTTGTTTATCGCCTGCTCCCTCAACAATCGTTGTTGCATCTTTGGTTACCGTTACTTTGCCTGCATGACCTAAATGTGCTACTGTTGCATCTTTCAACTCATAACCTAATTCTTCTGAAATAACTGTCGCACCTGTTAAGACAGCAATATCTTCTAACATTGCTTTACGACGGTCACCAAATCCAGGTGCTTTAACCGCCACAACATTTAATGTACCACGTAATTTATTCAATACTAATGTCGGTAAAGCTTCACCGTCAACATCTTCTGCAATAATTAACAATGGACGTCCAGATTGCATTACTTCTTCCAATAATGGTAATACATCTTGAATGTTTGTCACTTTACGGTCCGTAATGAAAATAAGTGGTGCTTCTAAATTTGCTACCATTTTTTCATTGTCTGAAACCATATATTGTGATAAATAACCACGATCAAATTGCATTCCCTCTACAACAGATAGTTCTGTTTCAATAGATTTAGACTCTTCAATCGTAATAACACCGTCATTACCTACTCGTTCCATTGCATCTGCAATCAACGCACCAATCTCATGATCACCTGAAGAAACTGCTGCAACTTGTGCAATTGCTTCTTTTGATGAAACTGGTTGTGATAACTCTTGTAATGCTTCCACTGCTACACGAGTTGCTAAATCAATCCCACGACGGATACCTACTGGGTTAGCTCCAGCCGTCACATTTTTCATTCCCTCACGTGCAATTGCTTGCGTCAATACTGTAGCCGTTGTCGTTCCGTCACCAGCTACGTCATTCGTTTTAGATGCAACTTCCATTACTAACTGTGCACCCATATTTTCAAAACGGTCTTCTAATTCGATTTCACGCGCAATTGTCACACCGTCATTTGTAATCAATGGAGAACCAAATGTTTTATCTAATACTACATTGCGTCCCTTTGGTCCTAATGTTGTTTTTACTGTATTTGCTAAAATATCAACCCCACGCAACAAAGCTGCACGTGCATCTTCTGAAAATTTCAATTCTTTTGCCATTCTATACACTCCTATTCTGGTTCCAATGAGCTGAAATGACCTCCACTTTAAAAACTTCTCTATGTGCTGTCGCACACGCCGTATGTTTTCTCCAGTGATTCATTTCAAAACGCTCATTGTCACACTATGCTTATTCTGGTTCGTTCGGGTTGACTTGACATCCACTTCGTAAATCCCCTCTGTGCGTTTCTCGAACGCCGGTGATTTTCTCCAGTGATTCAAGTCAGAACACCCTCGCTCACACTATGTTTATTCAATAACTGCTAATACTTCGTCTAATTCAACTACTAAATAATCTTTACCTTCATGTTGCACCTTTGTGCCACTAAAGTTGCTAACAACAACTGAATCGTCAACTTTTACAACATCTTCATCTGTAACTGTATGCCCAACAGCAATAACTGTTCCTACTGCAGTGTCTTCTTTTACTGCACTTGCTAGTACCAAACCACCCGCAGATACTTGTTCAACAGGATTTAAACTTAATAAAACACGTTTTCCTAAAGGTTTTAACATTGTTATTCCTCCATTAGTTAAATTTTAGCACTCTCTTCAACAGAGTGCTAACCCACTTATTATAATAGGTCATTTTTGGTCAAATTGCAAGTAGTTTAACTTAAATTTCAATTTCTCGGCATTATCGGATACAAAAATGAAAAAGACATTTATACGAGCATTAATTAAGTAATCTATTTTTAAATATTATATAGATATTTTATCTGTTATCAAAAAAAGACTAAGCAGTCAACCCACTTAGCCCCTAAAAACTATTATCGATATGTCACACCTGGTGTCATACAATCTTCTAAAATCGCAACAACTGCGTCTTTATCCAATGGTACATAGCTATTTGTTAAACGTGGTGCTACACGTTCTGCCATTTCATCGAAATGTTCCGCATCAATTTCAACTTCTGGCAATGTCATCGGCATATCAGCATCTACAAAGAATTGATAAGTTTTCTCAATCGCTTCTTTTGCCATTGCATATAAATCATCTTGGTAGGCAATTTTCCACACTCGATTTGCATACATCGCAAAACGTTCAACCGTATCTTCATTTAAACAATATGCCATCCAACGTGGTGTTAAAATTGCTAAACCTACTGCATGCGTAATATCATAGTAAGCCGATAACATATGTTCAATCGGGTGACAAGTCCACGCACCATTACGTCCCATACGCGTCAAACCATTTAACGCTAAAGTAGATGCCCACATCAAATTAGCACGAGCTTCATAATTATCTGGCTCTTTCAATGCAATCGGTAAATAATGGATACACGCTTCTAAAATCCCTTCAGCCATACGGTCTTGCACAAACACACCTGGTTCATGATTGAAATAAATTTCAAACGTATGACTCATAATATCTGCCGTTCCAGCTGCTGTTTGATTATGTGGCACAGTAAATGTATATGTTGGGTCACAAATAGACGCATACGGATACATTACATAAGCACCTGTCCCACTCTTATCTTTCGTTGCAAAATTCGTAATGACAGCCCCAGTATTCATCTCTGTTCCAGTGGCTGATAATGTTAATATATCAATTAAAGGTAATGCAGCCTCAATTAATGTTGGATTCTCAACTAAATCCCATGCATCGCCGTCATATTTCGCTGCGGCAGCAATGACTTTTGAGCAATCAATCGTTGAACCACCACCAACTGCTAAGACAACATCAATTTTATGCTCCTTACATAGAGCTGCACCCTCACGTACTGACTCAATTCTCGGATTAGGGTCAATGCCGGATAATTCGAATATTTCGCAATCAGATAATAATTCTTTTACCTTATCATAAAGACCATTACGCTTAATACTGCCACCACCATAAGTCAGTAAGACACGCTTACCAAACTTCGCCACTAATTTTGGCAATTGTTCAATTTGACCCTCACCAAAAAATACTTTCGTTGGAATATCATAAATAAAATTTTGCATCTAATCATTACTCCTTATTTAGTTCGCTTGGGTTGACTTGACTTCCACTTAGCTTGGCACTTGAACATTTCTTCTCCCATTGCTCCAGTGATTCAAGTCAAGACGTCCACGCTCACACTTTATTTCATTAATTCCATTATAGCAAGTGTTGTTAACATTGTTAATCAATAACACTTTAATTTTTTCGAAATATTACAAATTTATTATAATCTTGACTTATGTATATTTTTGTCTTGTATTCTTTTTTTGATTTTTTGTATAATAGAGTTAGTAGCAATTTTAACCATTTAATGTCTAATCAAATAAAAGGAAGAGGTCAATATGTACATTTCAAACGTCAATTCGGCTTCAATTAAGCTGCATCAGATACAATCAAACAATATCCAAGAGTCGCATACTACAACCTTAGCCTCGCATGACTATTTAACACTCATTTATATCCATAAAGGAGCTGCACATTATGAAACGCAGCAGGCTGAGCAAGTTGAACTTAAAAAGCGTGAAGTGTTAATCTTAAACCCAGGTCATAGCATTACCTTGTCACCTATTCGCAGAATCGAGTATATCTGTGTTCAATTAACAGGTATCATTTTTACATCATCAATGCAATTAGATACATCAGATTCATTCTTCCATATCAAGCAAACATCAAGTACCTTTAAAGACTACCTTGATCTTGCCTTGACGGAAACTAAAAAAAGCTATCGTGGCACTGATTTACTTTTGAAAAAATTAATTGAATGTTTGTTAATTCAAATTTTACGTCATAATGAATTATCCATTAAAGATGCTAGCATGCAATCAAAAAGTCATGAAATTGAGCAAATTCAAGCGTATATCCGAGCAAACTATGCTCAAAAAATTACACTTGATTCTCTTTCAGAAGTGGCTGATATTAATAAATACTACTTAATCCGTCTATTTAAACAGTTTACGGGTTTATCACCAATCGACTATTTAATTCATGTCAGGTTAAAAGAAGCAGAGAAATTATTAATTTCTACCCACCAATCTGTCGCTCAAATTTCAGACCAAGTCGGTTTCCATTCACCGTCACATTTTTCAAAAACATTTAAAGAATTTAACCATATTACACCGACGAAATACCGTCACACTTATACTCCGCACTAGAATAGAGAAGCAGAAGAAGCAATCCATTGTGAATACTTCTTCTGCTATTTCATTATGCTAAAATCTAAAATTATATGGCACATCCATATACGATTCATCTTCATCTCCGTCTGCCAAATCACTGTCAATGAAATAAATCAATGTTTGCAACTCAGTCGTTAAGTCAACATTTTGTACTCGAACAGAACGTGGTACATCAAAACGTAATGGTGTAAAGTTCATAATACCTTTTATCCCAACTGACACTAAACGCTCAACTACTTCTGCAGCTGTTTCTTGTGGAACTGTCAAGATAACAATTTCAATCGCTTGTTCTTCAATTTGTTTTTCAAGTTCCTCCATTGAGTACACTGGAACTCCTGATAATACTTTACCGACTAAATCTTGATTGACATCAAAAGCTGCACCAATCCGCACATTATTGTTTTTTCTAAAATTGTAGTTCAACAACGCATTTCCAAGATGTCCTACCCCAATTAATCCAATTGATGTTAAACGATCTTGATTCAATGTTTTACTAAAGAAATCAAGTAAATAATCGACATCATAGCCATATCCTCTTTTACCCAATGCCCCAAAATACGAAAAATCTCGACGAATAGTGGCACTATCAACTTTCACTGCCTCACTCAATTCGGTAGACGAAATACGTCTTTTACCCGCATTATGCAAGAAACGAAGATAGCGATGATAAATTGGCAAACGTCGTGCCGTCGCACGTGGAATTTCTTTGTGCATAATTTCTCCTACCTTTTCACTAAATAATGGTTACTTTCGTTTATATTACCATGATTATAACAAACTTTCACAAACTATGCTACTGTTTTTAATAACTTTGTGTTTTACGTCACATGCTAATGAATCAAAACGAAAAAAATTACCTTCAAATATTATCGGAAAATTCATTACATTAGTTATCTCCAACAATCAATTGACCAACTTCATATCCAAGTTTTTGCATCGCTTGCTGCTGTTGCGTCATTTCACCGTTATTAGATAAAACAACAAAAACATACCGATGATTACGATATTCCATAATACCTGCGTCAGCTAACACACCCCGTTCAGCAAATGTTCCTGTTTTATTATACACTTTAATATCTTTTGACATTCTTGCAAAGAGTTTCTCATGGTCGTGCTGTTGTTCCAAAATATCTAGCATTGATTGGCTTGCTGATTTAGACACCAATTCCCCTTGAGCCAGTCGTGTCAATAAATTACCCACATCAATCACAGTCGTTTCATTGTCAATTCCATTTTCTAACGCTTTAAAATCCAACATTTTCCGTCTTAATTGCGTTTGTTTAAATCCCATTTGATGAATCTGTTGATTAACAAATTGCACGCCACCTAGTTCGTTAATTAAAATATTCGTTGCTGTATTATCACTAGAAATAATCATCTCCTTTGCTAATTGCTGCAAAGAATATATCGTGCCAATCGGAGCATTTTGAATAGAGCCAGTACCACCGACAATATCAGCTGCTTGCAATGAATACATCGAATTCAAATCAATCATACCCTTTTCACTCTGCTCAAATAATACTGCTAAAATATACAGCTTAATGATACTAGCAGAACGAGCCGGTTGATTATTATAAACAATTGGTGCTGTATTTTCAGATACTTTTCTAAAATACAATTGATGTTTGCCCTTTATATTAGCAAAATTCATTTTAAATAGTGCAGAAGCTTTGGAACGAACGATTGAAAGCATTGATACAGGAGCGTTCATTTGATAATAATCGATGGCATCGATACTATACGGCGCACCTAGTAACAATAGTTGAACAAGTATTATTCGAAACATGTGCCTATCACCTCCATTAAGCGTATTACAACTCAACTTTTTTATAACCTATTTCCTCCAATATTTTGTACTTTCGAAAGGAAGAATATATCTAGTACTATTATATCTCTGTTCTATCCAGGTCACTAGTTTCAGCGTACTTTAATTTGAACCAAAAGACCTGCCGATGGATAACTTATTCCTCCACTCGACAGGCGATTCTTCATCAAAACTCATCTAAAATTTTATTCAACATCAAAAAGTGTATCTTTAACATCTTCGGCAGTTTCTGGCACTGCATCACCTATATTATAGTGTGCTCTAACTTTCGCAAATATTTCTTTATACAATTCTTGATTCGCTTCTAAAAATTCTTTTGCAGTTTCACGCCCTTGACCAAGACGTGTTTCACCATAAGAGTACCAAGAACCTGCTTTTTTAACGATATCTGCTTCTGCTGCTAAATCGAGCATTTCTCCTAATTGAGAAATACCTTTTCCGTACATAATATCAACTTGAACTTCTTTAAAAGGTGGTGCTACTTTATTTTTAACAATCTTAATTTTTGCACGATTCCCTACCATATCAGAGCCGTCTTTAATAATTTCAGAACGACGTACTTCCATTCGGATTGTTGAATAGAATTTTAATGCTCTTCCCCCTGGAGTTACTTCTGGATTACCATACATAACACCCACTTTTTCACGCAATTGGTTGATAAAGAAACAAATCGTTTTTGTTTTATTAATCGTTCCCGATAATTTTCTCAAAGCCTGAGACATTAAACGAGCTTGCAAACCAACGTGAGCATCACCCATTTCACCTTCAATTTCAGCACGTGGTACAAGAGCTGCTACCGAATCGATAACAATAATATCAATTGCACCCGTCCCTACTAATGCATCAGCGATAGCCAAACCTTGTTCTCCAGTATCTGGCTGCGATAATAGTAATTCATCTATATTTACACCTAAATTTGTCGCATAGGCTGGATCTAGAGCATGCTCAGCATCGATAAAAGCAGCTGTCCCTCCTTGTTTTTGGACTTCTGCAATTGCATGCAGTGCAACGGTTGTTTTCCCTGATGACTCTGGACCATAACACTCAATAATTCGACCACGAGGATACCCACCTACTCCCAGTGCGATATCAAGTAGCAATGACCCCGATGGAACGGTTGAAATCTTCGTCTCCGTTTTTTCCCCCATTCTCATGATTGAGCCTTTCCCAAAGTTCTTTTCAATTTCTTTTAATGCTTTGTCTAGCGCTTTCTGACGTTCTGCGTCCATAATAACCTCCTATTGTTCCTTAATTCCCTCTAAATAATAAATACACTAATTATCAAGCAATTATTTTTTTAATTTTTTACTTAGTTGGATTAAATATTCCTTTAGTTCATCTTTAGTTTCATCATGACTTAAACCATACTGAATACTATATTCCATATACCCCATTTTGTTTCCTACATCATATCGTTTCCCTGTAACTTTTTTAGCAAATACTCTTTGATGATGATTAAGCAAATTGATAGCATCTGTCAACTGTAATTCATCTTCTGCTCCTGGTACAATACGTTCTAATTCTTGGAATACTTCAGGTGTTAAAACATATCGTCCAGCAATCGCCAGATTACTTGATGTGGAACTCGATTTTGGTTTTTCAATAAATTCACGGACATGATAAACAGCATCTTGATTCTTGATACTATTTTCTCGTTCAATTTCTACCATTCCATACCGTTCAATGTCCTTAGGCTCAACTTCGACAGCTGCAACACACGCTGCACGATGTTCTTCATAGAAGTCTATCAATTGCTTTGTAACTGGAACTTCAGCTTCAAAAATATTATCACCTAACAATACAGCAAATGGTTCGTTATCAACAAATGCTTTCGCTTGTAAAATAGCATCTCCCAATCCAACTGGATATGATTGGCGTACAAAAAATAAATTTTCTTTTGTAGTCGAACGAACAATTGATAATAATTCTTCTTTCCCTTTAGATTTTAAATTTTCTTCCAATTCATAATTAGAATCAAAATGGTCTTCTATTGAACGTTTCTGTTTACCTGTTATGATAAGAATTTCTTCGATGCCTGATTCAATCGCTTCTTCCACGATAAATTGAATAACTGGTTTATCAACAATCGGAAGTAACTCTTTTGAACTTGCTTTTGTTGCTGGAAGAAATCCCGTTCCATACCCAGCTGCAGGAATTATCGCTTTTTTAATCATAAAACACACCTCTTTTCAAACACTTTCTCATTCATTATATCACACGCAACTTGCAAGTGATACATTTAATCCTTAATAAAAAAAAGCCGGACAAACAGTCCGACCAGATAATCCAATAAATTATTTATTTACACGCAATGCAAAACTTGGTGAGAAGTATGAACTAATTGCATTATACTCTAACGGAGTACCAGGTTGTGATGCATGGATATATTTTCCATCACCTGTTGCAATCGCTACGTGGTAAGTGCTACCAGGTTCTCCCCAGAAATATAAATCTCCTGGTTGTGCTTCTGAAACGCTGATACGTTGACCTGAATGCTCTTGAGCACCAGTCCAGCCACCGATATCAACTCCATAAGTTTGACGATAAACATATTGAACAAAGCCTGAGCAATCAAATCCACTTGGAGATTTACCCCCCCATACATATGGAGTACCTAAAAATTGAGATGCATTACTTAATAATGCTTCAACATTTCCAGTCGCTACGACTGCTGCTTCTTGCGCTGCTTGGGCTTGAGCCGCTGCCTCTTGGGCTGCTTGAAGTTTGGCTTCTGCCTCTTCACGTGCTACTCGAGCTGTTTCTTCAGCTGCTGCCTGCGCTGCTTGGGCCGCAACTTCTGCTTGTCTTGCCGCCTCTTCGGCTGCTGCCACATCAACAGGATTTACTGTTTCAACTACTGGTGTTTCTGTAGCAACAGATTCAGCTATTGCAGCTTCTGTTGTTGCATTTTCAACAACTGCTGGCTCAACTACTGATTCTTCCGTTGCTGGAGCAACTTCTTCAGTTTCTGAAGTCACTGGTGCCTCAGTTTCAACTGGAGTTGACACTTCAGGTACTGCTGTTTCCAACGCTTCTGCTTTAGCCACAGCTTCTTCAGCCGCTTGTGCTTGAAGTTGAGCTTCTGCTTGCGCTTGCGCTGCTACCTCTTGGGCTGCCTGTGCTTGCGCTTGAGCTTCAGCAATCGCTTGAGCCGCTGCTGCAGCTGCTGCTTCTTGCTCTGCAATAATTCTCATTTGTTCTTCATATGCTTGTTTTTCAGCAATTAACGCATCACGTTGTTCAGCTGCCAATGTAATA contains:
- a CDS encoding co-chaperone GroES, coding for MLKPLGKRVLLSLNPVEQVSAGGLVLASAVKEDTAVGTVIAVGHTVTDEDVVKVDDSVVVSNFSGTKVQHEGKDYLVVELDEVLAVIE
- a CDS encoding iron-containing alcohol dehydrogenase: MQNFIYDIPTKVFFGEGQIEQLPKLVAKFGKRVLLTYGGGSIKRNGLYDKVKELLSDCEIFELSGIDPNPRIESVREGAALCKEHKIDVVLAVGGGSTIDCSKVIAAAAKYDGDAWDLVENPTLIEAALPLIDILTLSATGTEMNTGAVITNFATKDKSGTGAYVMYPYASICDPTYTFTVPHNQTAAGTADIMSHTFEIYFNHEPGVFVQDRMAEGILEACIHYLPIALKEPDNYEARANLMWASTLALNGLTRMGRNGAWTCHPIEHMLSAYYDITHAVGLAILTPRWMAYCLNEDTVERFAMYANRVWKIAYQDDLYAMAKEAIEKTYQFFVDADMPMTLPEVEIDAEHFDEMAERVAPRLTNSYVPLDKDAVVAILEDCMTPGVTYR
- a CDS encoding redox-sensing transcriptional repressor Rex translates to MHKEIPRATARRLPIYHRYLRFLHNAGKRRISSTELSEAVKVDSATIRRDFSYFGALGKRGYGYDVDYLLDFFSKTLNQDRLTSIGLIGVGHLGNALLNYNFRKNNNVRIGAAFDVNQDLVGKVLSGVPVYSMEELEKQIEEQAIEIVILTVPQETAAEVVERLVSVGIKGIMNFTPLRFDVPRSVRVQNVDLTTELQTLIYFIDSDLADGDEDESYMDVPYNFRF
- a CDS encoding MBL fold metallo-hydrolase, which codes for MKETVIRFWSGLHTIGSNIVSLQNGDYRLIMDFGALAGADINRLCHKSEGYSLLSENLLPKIDGLYDQATLATYPLESLEDSSIKTILCLSHLHLDHIGSFGQLSDKTPVYALQESVDFYAKLKETNLLPAYNVNWQGVQPGEVIEHGPFSIEFVPVDHDTMGAASVFVTAPDTKLIYSGDWRLTGFEPEKMMSWAQKANAFNADLLLMEGTTFSHVNTDPSEVDIRIAAKTTDLRARNEWHLIENIKKAMADYDGRLVAFNGYPQNVRRMIELVKVANKMGREFVFNSAFYQMIQDYVPADLRVRKLSEHDVTVEMIQAEPEKYMLQVEEDSIDTLLSFPAGLYLHSNGMPLGSYMPSYEPFVNRIVDAGWEFVIAAATGHASTRDLLLMNAVIRPKVIVPWHTFQPETYAKALQEQGQLAWLPEYDQTYTWSTLAASLGVIDEKN
- the groL gene encoding chaperonin GroEL (60 kDa chaperone family; promotes refolding of misfolded polypeptides especially under stressful conditions; forms two stacked rings of heptamers to form a barrel-shaped 14mer; ends can be capped by GroES; misfolded proteins enter the barrel where they are refolded when GroES binds); protein product: MAKELKFSEDARAALLRGVDILANTVKTTLGPKGRNVVLDKTFGSPLITNDGVTIAREIELEDRFENMGAQLVMEVASKTNDVAGDGTTTATVLTQAIAREGMKNVTAGANPVGIRRGIDLATRVAVEALQELSQPVSSKEAIAQVAAVSSGDHEIGALIADAMERVGNDGVITIEESKSIETELSVVEGMQFDRGYLSQYMVSDNEKMVANLEAPLIFITDRKVTNIQDVLPLLEEVMQSGRPLLIIAEDVDGEALPTLVLNKLRGTLNVVAVKAPGFGDRRKAMLEDIAVLTGATVISEELGYELKDATVAHLGHAGKVTVTKDATTIVEGAGDKQAIANRIAIIRAQAEETTSSFDKEKLQERLAKLSGGVAVIKVGAATETEQKERKLRIEDALNATRAAVEEGIVAGGGTALVNVQDKVLAIEATGDEATGVAIVARALEEPVRQIAENAGKEGSVVVNELHRSEKGIGYNAANDTFENMIESGIVDPTKVTRSALQNAASVAALLLTTEAVVAEIPKESPEMPMGGMPGMM
- a CDS encoding bifunctional metallophosphatase/5'-nucleotidase encodes the protein MKKISFLMTSDTHGYWLDRPINPNASLLNTAHVLNTIRQNNSHTTIAIDLGDFIQGSSFATYCSQVAKNGDCFARAMNALNYDFQIIGNHEFNFGSDYRNGILNQLNAQLLVSNIIDEQTNQPFMGQPYAIIEREGVKIGIVGVTTHYIPNWELPAHYAGLRFDDAFETTKYWCQQLRPQVDVLVVAYHGGFECDLDTFEPLEDLTGENQGVKMLQEISEIDVLLTGHQHRHINQKVNNTWAIQPGHAGEFVAEVVVSVDENNRVVDSVGYLHDTASVSTESALVTVLEPQFSNGKLWLETVLGQAPIVQPTKELFQARLQGHPFVELLNQVQKEVTQADFSGVALVNEFFALFEGNITNEILLKAYPYFNLIATVKLTGQEIYEVMAFDFEYYQLDETGAIAVNPSYIYPKPKHYNYDLYSGFTTHVDMTKDKRERIVSIIDERTGEPIELDKEYTLAISQYRAVGGGDYKMFTKDKIQSISEIDIATALVKALQTFDAAKWQQINQDYSHVIWHSGESITVKDEVETCK
- a CDS encoding helix-turn-helix transcriptional regulator, coding for MYISNVNSASIKLHQIQSNNIQESHTTTLASHDYLTLIYIHKGAAHYETQQAEQVELKKREVLILNPGHSITLSPIRRIEYICVQLTGIIFTSSMQLDTSDSFFHIKQTSSTFKDYLDLALTETKKSYRGTDLLLKKLIECLLIQILRHNELSIKDASMQSKSHEIEQIQAYIRANYAQKITLDSLSEVADINKYYLIRLFKQFTGLSPIDYLIHVRLKEAEKLLISTHQSVAQISDQVGFHSPSHFSKTFKEFNHITPTKYRHTYTPH
- a CDS encoding serine hydrolase — protein: MFRIILVQLLLLGAPYSIDAIDYYQMNAPVSMLSIVRSKASALFKMNFANIKGKHQLYFRKVSENTAPIVYNNQPARSASIIKLYILAVLFEQSEKGMIDLNSMYSLQAADIVGGTGSIQNAPIGTIYSLQQLAKEMIISSDNTATNILINELGGVQFVNQQIHQMGFKQTQLRRKMLDFKALENGIDNETTVIDVGNLLTRLAQGELVSKSASQSMLDILEQQHDHEKLFARMSKDIKVYNKTGTFAERGVLADAGIMEYRNHRYVFVVLSNNGEMTQQQQAMQKLGYEVGQLIVGDN